The nucleotide sequence GAGAAGGCGAGGCGGCAGACGCCGCGGGCGAGGGCGCGGTCGTAGGTGGTGCGGCGGCTGGGGTCGGAGAGCGTCTCGTAGGCCTCCTGCACCTGGATGAAGCGGCGGGTGTGCTCCTTGGCGGCGTCCGGCGGGGACACGTCCGGGTGGTACTTGCGCGCCATCCGCCGGTAGGCCGCCCGCACGTCCTCGAAGCTGCTCCCCTCCGCCGAGATCCCCAGCAGGTCGTAGAACGTCGGCTGCTGCTGAACCGCCGTGTACGCGCTCGCGGCTCCGGaagcggcggccgccgccgcccgcgcccgcgtcGCCGCGCGGGGCGGGGGCCGGAACCCGgcgcggcccccgcc is from Triticum aestivum cultivar Chinese Spring chromosome 3A, IWGSC CS RefSeq v2.1, whole genome shotgun sequence and encodes:
- the LOC123060214 gene encoding chaperone protein dnaJ 20, chloroplastic, with translation MPQLAASPAPAAFAVAGGGGRAGFRPPPRAATRARAAAAAASGAASAYTAVQQQPTFYDLLGISAEGSSFEDVRAAYRRMARKYHPDVSPPDAAKEHTRRFIQVQEAYETLSDPSRRTTYDRALARGVCRLAFSPAARRHDASAFYHQEQEEKSGWRTSWEGQISELKKRSTVKDAEENLSWGAQMRRRRAEQL